The following are from one region of the Pseudomonas putida genome:
- a CDS encoding ABC transporter permease: MLSPISRRRLQRFRRNSLGWVSLWLFAALLLLSLCAELVANDKPLLLSYKGDLYVPALKRYTEQQFGGQLPFQPDYRSAYVRQLIEQQGGWMLFAPIPFSADTPNYDLQVPTPSPPSASNWLGTDDQGRDVLARVLYGTRVSLLFAFALTGVSVLIGVAAGALQGYHGGWVDLIGQRLLEVWSGLPVLYLLIILSGFVEPDFWWLLGIMALFSWLTLVDVVRAEFLRGRNLEYVKAARALGLPDTQVMLRHILPNAMNATLTYVPFMLTGAITTLTALDFLGFGMPAGSASLGELVTQGKQHLEAPWLGFTAFFALAVILSLLVFIGDALREAFDPRG, translated from the coding sequence ATGCTTTCGCCGATCTCGCGTCGCCGCCTGCAACGCTTTCGCCGCAACAGCCTCGGCTGGGTTTCGCTGTGGCTGTTCGCAGCCCTCCTGCTGCTAAGCCTGTGTGCCGAACTGGTGGCCAACGACAAACCGCTGCTGCTGAGCTACAAGGGCGACCTGTACGTGCCGGCGCTCAAGCGCTACACCGAGCAGCAGTTCGGCGGCCAGCTGCCGTTCCAGCCAGACTACCGCAGCGCCTATGTACGCCAGCTGATCGAACAGCAAGGCGGCTGGATGCTGTTCGCACCCATCCCGTTCAGCGCCGATACCCCCAACTACGACCTGCAAGTACCCACCCCAAGCCCGCCAAGCGCCAGCAACTGGCTGGGTACCGACGACCAGGGCCGTGACGTGCTGGCCCGGGTGCTGTATGGCACGCGGGTATCCTTGCTGTTCGCCTTCGCCCTGACCGGGGTCAGCGTGCTGATCGGGGTGGCAGCCGGTGCCCTGCAAGGCTACCACGGGGGCTGGGTCGACCTGATCGGCCAGCGCCTGCTGGAGGTGTGGTCGGGGTTGCCGGTGCTGTACCTGCTGATCATCCTCAGCGGCTTCGTCGAGCCGGACTTCTGGTGGCTGCTGGGGATCATGGCGCTGTTCTCCTGGCTGACCCTGGTCGACGTGGTGCGCGCGGAGTTTCTGCGCGGCCGCAACCTGGAGTACGTGAAGGCCGCCCGGGCGCTGGGCCTGCCAGACACCCAGGTGATGCTGCGACACATCTTGCCCAATGCGATGAACGCCACGCTGACCTATGTGCCGTTCATGCTGACCGGGGCGATCACTACCCTGACTGCGCTGGATTTTCTCGGTTTTGGCATGCCGGCTGGCAGTGCCTCCCTGGGAGAGCTGGTGACCCAGGGCAAGCAGCACCTTGAAGCACCCTGGCTGGGCTTTACTGCATTCTTTGCGCTGGCGGTGATCCTGTCGCTGCTGGTGTTTATCGGGGATGCATTGCGCGAGGCGTTCGACCCCAGGGGATAG